Part of the Triticum aestivum cultivar Chinese Spring chromosome 4D, IWGSC CS RefSeq v2.1, whole genome shotgun sequence genome is shown below.
GGTGTCACCGCGGCCCTGCGGCGCAATCCCGGCGGTGAGCAGATGGTGGCCCGGCGTGAATGGCGCCGCCGTCTGGCGACCCGCCACAACGAGCTCCATCCCTGGGAGGAGCGGAGGAAGGGGGCGAGTAGAGCACGGCGGTGGAGGTGGAGTCCAACTGAATATTAGGCCCGGTGCGAATCAAAATAAATATAATCATTTACACTAAACAGTAGTGCTTATTTATAAATAGCTTTTTGTGAAATCACAGTTATATATAATTTTAACATATTGCACCTTGAAAGTAATTGAACCAAATCCACTTAAATATTAGAAAATAATAAATAGAAATTACATGTTTTATCCGAATAATTTGTGACTATTGCATGAATATAGCATATATGTTTTTGTGTGCATTCTTAAAAATACGCACACTTTTTTCAGCCCGAGGTCTTATTATAGATCTCTATAGTATATCCCTAAAAACTAGATCTCTATAGTGTATGGTATATGAAATATCTTAATAGCAATCTTTGATTAGACTTACGGAAATAAAGAAGTCTATATTACACAAGATGTTTACGAGGACCTTGTCTCTTAATCATTGACACACTACTTTATCATTTTTGGTCAAATGTGTCATACATATTATAATGGGTTTGGTAATCTATTGGTTATGTGTGTCTACTCCGTACCACTTGTAAATGATACACTTGAGGAAGACTAGCAGCCTAACTTAACTTGATTTATATTTTGGACTATAAATTGATTCGTCTATTTTTTCTAGTTATTCAATTTTTTGTTACATATTCAGTAGGCCCTTAAATGTAAGAACTGTTGTAGTattcagatgattaatatacacaATTAGTATGTGGGCAGGGGCCTTCAGCTCACATGCCCGGGCTTGTCACCTTGTTTGTGCGACCAGGAGAAGTTTAAAGCTCAAACCATGTGGTAAAAGCTCAAAGCTACATCCAATCGTCTGAGTAGCTCAAAGTTCAAATGTATTGTCACTCCGCTTGTCTATCGCGTGTGGGGCAAGCGATGAACATGCGATACAGATATACAATGCACTTTAATTGGGCCTAATTTCCTTTTGAGATGGAGTTTTGTCTATTTTTCCTACCATCGTGACTGGCGACTCGGGGGATCCCATTTCAGCCGCCGGGGGCTCAACCAATTTGCCTCCCGTCTCGCCGCCACCGGAGGCCACCGCCGGCGAAGCTGGCGCTGGGGCCAAGGACGGTGGCGGTGGGGCATTCCGCGGGTGAGGCTCGGCCTCCATCCATGGCGATCTCGTGATGGCTACCTTGGGCGGCAGTGGCGGCGCCTGGTGCGGTTCCCGTCCCGTGTTGTCCCAGAGGAAGCCGTTCTTCGCCGTCCACCGGTGCATGATGGCCGTCACAGCAAGCGCAGGTGCAGGCTCCAGCGATGGTGCACATGGTTCGAGCGCCCTGATTCAGATCAGGTGTCGATCCGGTGACATCAATGGCAGACCCACTGATCTGTTGATCTAGGGGTTAGTCCATGCTGGCATGCCTTTGTCCAAGCTCCTACATCTTCGTAAGACAACCCCTGCTGGCCGCCTCCGGTTCCCTCGTCCAGATTGCGGCAGGGTAAACCCGGGGTCCCTTCGATGACAGGCTATGTGTGGTGATCACTTCAGCCTACGGCAGTGGCCTTGCTGCGGATTATCATCATCAATTGGTTTTGTGAGAGTTTTATCTCTAAAAATCCGGTGGTCGATTTCGGCGGGGATATGCAAACTATGAACAATGTCTTGGTGCAGAGGGATGGTTGTGTGGCGGTGGCGGTCACATCACATGTAGCTGCTGGTATCGcgaaaaagtggtggcgacaacacgtCAGTGACTTCGAGGGTGGTGCTACTTGAGCATCCGGTCTCTGAGTGTCGGGGCGAAAGCCTAGGTCTGCCCCGAGTTGGGTATACCTGGCAATGGCGACATTTttatgtcgttaccttgttgaaggcattgttcggAATGCTCAGAccgattcttcagggtgaaaacctagattctagccttggtggttggatccggtgatggCGACGCTCAAGTGtcgctcccttcctgaaggcattactgttgaagaacctcgttgtctgtgtggtgtcatgagatgaATGGTGCAGATACGGTCATTTTTCTAGTTTGCCCATCGCGGATATGATCGCTTTGgggcttttttcttttttcatcgcCCTATGCATAGCTTTGGtcctatatgactttgctattgctGGCGTGTTTTTGTGTGCGTGAGtttgtgttggttgtgtgcatcctagctatgcagaggccgggtgtgtgctcattgtgtttgtatccttttgatgctacattttgagttaataaaatccaccctttgtcgaaaagGTTTCCATGTGCAATTCTGGGAACTGAGTCGTGGGCTACATTGCAGCAATGTGTGTGTTTGGTGATAGTATTCATAAATGTACTTCCTctatttctttttagtctgcaaaTAAGATATGTTGAAGTCAAACCACGCAAACTAGTAGCCTAACTTAACTTGATTTATATTTTGGACTATAAATTGATTCGTCTATTTTTTTTAGATATTCGATTTTTTGTTACATATTCAGTAGGCCCTTAAATGTAAGAAATGTTGTAGTattcagatgattaatatacacaATTAGTGTGTGGGCAGGTGTAACAgtccgagaccgacgctccagacgccttccatgtttttgtTGTAGCCGCTCTAATTATGTttgttgtcatcatgtgcattgcatccgtgtgttttcataaaactcgtagttgttcgtagttgccgcttctcgcTTTGTCTCCGTTGACCTTTTGTCAGGCCCCCttgtctttgtcgacctctctGAGAACCTtcgcgtgcgcgtccgaaaacttacccgaacccgacccgctcagtcatcaccgttggattcggatcatccacCAAACATCTTCGGTTTCTCATTTGGAATCCCTAGCCTATTTTCTTAACCGTCCAATCTAAATCGGAGGGTCCGATTAAGCCTTAACCAAAATCCACTTGCTATATAAACAGTCTAACCCTAGACCTAGGTTGTCCATCCATCACCTCACCGGCCGCCGCCACTCCCTCCCTCGGGATCCTCCCGATCCACCCGCTTGCCCAACCGGACGCCTCCACACACCGGTTCTCCCGCAGCTCTGTCCGAGCCGATGCCCCAGGCACTCGATCCGGATGGGATCGAGGCAGCCGCCGTCTTGCCTCCACTCCGACAGCACGCCGGCCGACCACCGTTGCGACCAGGCCAGTCCCGTCGCTCTGTGCCTTCCTTttctcccgtgcttctccctcgTCTCACCTCTCCGTCTCTCTCATCCCGTTCAAGCAggagcgccgccgccctcgacccgtCTCCTTCCAGCCGGCAACGAGCAGTagctcgccggagttgagctcCACCGGGTCCCCCTCCCTCTGGCCGTTTCTGGCGCTCGCGTCACCGTCACCCACCCGTCGCCGGAGTTCCTCGCCGGCTCGCGCGCCAACCTGCAAGAACCAAGACGTCGGCCACCAGGGGCTCAAGACGCCGCTGTTCAGATTTGCCTCGAGCCTCCTCTGCTTCACGCCTCCCCTCGCCGTAGTCCGTGGCCTCCGCCGCCCAAGATCCGCCTGCCGGCCTCCGCAAGTCCCTCGCCGCAGCCGTCTCCCAACGCCACCATCGAGCAGCAGCAGCTCGGGCAGAGGAGATCGATGCCTCTGCCTCGCTCGTGCGTTGACCTGCGGGTCAGCCCGTCCTCGAGCGCGGTTGCCAGCCGGTCGTCCTTGACCGCGTCGTGCCCAACGCGAGCAGGCCCAGTCCCCCGATCTGCAAGCCAGTGCCGGCCTGCGAGACCTCTCCGACAGCCGGGCTGAGGCCCAATGTGAGCTGCCTTTCAGCCCAGTTCCTTAAGTTTCAGCCCGAGTAGTTTTTTTCACTGTCTAGCGTTTTTGTCTTTATCCAGGGAATTACAATTGTAAAGAAAACCCctcaatgttcatgcatataataactttttACCCATGCATCGGAATttaaaaaattatatatgtaaaattcttagagtttcatctagtttaataatttccaactttcattcatgttaaaaatgtttaaatgtgatgtttgaattaatttgcataaatgacttgctaaaaatgatttatttcataactaaataaccgtagctccgattaaataaactttatatgtaaatggtctAGAAAAAATACATAGATTAACATtgtgcacttactttgcatgtttaacaacttcaaattgtgtatagggcaaaacattaccaaattcgaaatatgcatatggggattttctgaaattgttatttgttatttttggcctcatttaaacttgcataaatagttagtttacttatgcttcacctcttgccatgttaaccaacatttaatcttgtcttgttcataaacgagagcgaaccaaataaatgaatgtggtgtttcgtcaatatgcaactgcatattgagctccacttaatttgtagtattatttgttgcactttgccatgtcgtgcctcattaaaatggacatgcatcatacttgattgtgcatcatgtcatgtttatgcttgtgtgtttatcatgttgtttgcttcttttcggttgtgcttcttcttgatagttccggttacgttgcgattgtgaggatccgtttgactatgtggactcgtctacttcatggattcggtcttcttccgagcgggatttcaagcaagatgatctTTACCCTGGAGATCACTACTATCTTTaccttgctagttgtctcgatgctattgtTATGTCGCGCtccctaccacttgtttatcaagcctcccaaattgccatgatatgcCTCCAACCTTTTCCatcatcctagcaaaccgttgattggctatattaccgctttgctcagcctctcttatagcgttgctagttgcaggtgcagtgcaagTTGTTCCATATTGGGACATGTAAAGCAtgggatgtcacaatatctcttatttaattaatgcatcaatacacttggtaaagggtggaaggctcggccttttgcttggtgttttgttccattcttgccgccttagtttccgtcataccggtgttatgttccttgattttgcgttcctaacacggtcggggtttatgggccccccttgattCTTCGCTTAAAGTAAAGCTTTCCCATGGAGatccaactttggttttaccatttgcctaataataacTGAAACTTGCATAGGGACTGGCTAGCACCTGAGGATTCTTAATTAATAACTTGACATGAGTGTTGGTAcacctacctagcagtcggcgatgtcgcctcggggcaactcgaggtctttTGGCTATCGTCCACTTTGCATATACGGATGAGTCCGTAGATAGAGAGCAAGCGGCTCTGGGCACGGATCTGACTCACTGGGAGATCTCCTTGGGATAGTTTTCCTTTCTTCGAAGAACTTGTGAACCGGGATTCTGAGCTTGAACGGGCTGTTCCGGAATGGAGGATTTTCCTCCGCAgatcgtgagagtttgtgatggactaaattgggacacccctgcagggttaaatcttttcggaagccgtgcccgcggttatgtggcagatgagaaatttataatatccggttgtagagaacttgaaaccggattcgaaataaaatacaccaaccacgtgtGTAATCGTGACCGTCTCTTTCCGAAGGAGTTCAAGAAGAGAAcacagtggggttatgtttgactagTAAGTACTTCagcatcacttcttgatcattactagtttgcgaccgtgatgcgtagtttctcttcttattcttgtacttgtaagttagccaccatacaatgcttagcgcttgctgcaacctcgccacttatccattccatacccattaagctttgctagtcttaatacccatggtaatgggattgctgagtcctcatggctcgcagattactacaacaacaggtgcagttacaggtaatgcgatgatctgacatGAGAGTgatgcttgattgcttttggagttcttcttcttcaatcAAGGGATAAGTTTCGggtcgggagcctgggattagcagggtggatgtcgttcttctttttcatttgatttcatccatagtcgaatcctgctcttttgtatgatgattgttatgtattgatgtattcatgttgtagcttgtggcgagtgtaagcatgtatctggtattctcatctatttagtacatggtatgtgaaaggatcgagaagaggtgtctagagggggagtgattagaccctcaacaagcaaaagtgtcagtttttaaattcttcaagttgaggtggagtttcagcacaagtttaagcattcacaatacattttaaGCCAGCATGGcaggagtatatgagcagcggaaagtaaagcatgcaaattgcaagaaagtaaggggatgggattggagtgtgcaaacgcaattggagacacgaagatttttggcgtggttttgataggtggcgctattgtacatccacgttggtggagacttcaacccataaagggtaacggttgcgcgagtccacgaagggctccacccacgaagggtccacgaagaagcagccttgtctatcccaccatggccatcgcccacgaaggacttccctcacttgggtaaatcttcacgaagtaggtgatctccttgcccttacaaactccttggttcaacttcacaatcttggcggatgctcccaagtgacacctaaccaatctaggagacaccactcttcaaaaggtaataaatggtgtgttaatgatgaactccttgctcttgtgcttcaaatgatagtctccccaacactcaactctctctcacagatttggctatggtggaaagatgatttgagtggaaagcaacttggggaaggctagagatcaagattcttgtggtaggattggaatgtcttggtctcaacacatgagtaggtggttctctctcagaaaatgtatgctggaagtgtaggcatgttctgatgactctctcacaaatggagaaggggtggaggggtatatatagcctccacacaaaatctaaccattacacacatttgagccaactcggtcagaccgaataggtaaactcggtgagaccgatttagttcaaaatgtgaatgttaggattttcggtgggaccgacatgatcaactcggtgggaccgatgtgccagggttagggtaaaacctcatctcggtttgacagattacgtgaactcggtgagaccgatttcagtaataagctaACAgatagttggtcaggaaaactcgatggggcCGACTGcctatttcggtgagaccgaaatagttggaacaggcaacagagagtttgcaagcccatctcggtgagactgagatcccatcggtgagaccgaactgattagggtttctggcagtggctatgtcaagtgaactcggtggcgccagatgaatcaaatcggtggggccgagtttgactttaggtttaggacaaatTAGGATTAGAGAAAggggttgagggctttggagcatatcactaagcactttgagcaagtagaccattaagcaatacctcatccccttttaatagtattggcttttcttatggactcaatgtgatcttggatcactaaaatagaaatgaagagtcttgagtttttgtcaatctttgtccttagcatcttgaggaggttccacatcctcttgtccatgacACACCTTTGTTGAActctctgaaatatactagatgaaaatgttagtccaacaaaagatatgttgacattaattaccaaaatcacccagggagcacttgtgctttcagtatgttgtaatgatatccaccttgctaagcGCTCGAAATGAGGTTGTGTCccgatcatgaattcatcacgtgattgggatagaatcgcatcttgggtgcCAGAGCAGGAACCTTCAGCTCACATGCCCGGGCTTGTCACCTTGTTTGTCCGACTAGGAGAAGTTTAAAGCTCAAACCATGTGGTAAAAGTTGAAAGCTACCTCCAATCGCCTGAGAAGCTCAAAGTTCAAATGTATTGCCACTCCGCTTGTCTATCGCGTGTGGGGCAAGCAATGAACATGTGATACAGATATACAATGCACTTTAATTGGGCCTAATTTCCTTTTGAGATGGAGTTTTGTCTATTGTTCCTACCATTATGGACCGTTCCTTCTTTGTGTTTTCCAGGTTTCCGTGTGCAATGCTGGGAACTGAGCCGTGGGCTACATTGAATTGCAATGTGTGTGTGTTTAGTGATAGTATTCATTCATGTACTCCCTCTATTTCTTTTTAGTCCGCAAATAAGATATGTTGAAATCAAACCACGTAAAGTTTGAAAAaaattatattaaaaaaatatcGGCATCAACAATACTGaagtttggattgtgactatgtttgccttatattgccacattatttttgccacacttgactaacttgagttgctcaaattgttagccacactttggcttgcctaagggaatcttgccacactttttgtgtctatgacatgtagggttcactgctcataaaaaaaattcttgcctaaggtgtggctagaaccaaacaccaactaacttagtcaaacttgcctaaggtgagGTGTGGTAAAGTGTGGCAAAATATGGCTAGAAACCAAACAGCCCCATAGTATGAAAAATAATTTCATGATGGATCTAATGATATTAATTTCTTATTGTCTATGTTGCTATTTTTTTATAAAGTTGGACAAATTTTATGAAGCTTGACTCTAGACAAATTTTATATGCAAACTTGaaataaatggagggagtacctgtaTGAGCAAAAAAGCTAACCCTACGTTCCTACGGGGTCCTTCCAACTAACTACATTGTCCTTTGAATTTCAAGGGATGAGCCGGTTATCCCATCCGACGCCCAATGATAGTGTTTCGTGTTAGATTAATCCATAAAACCAACGTAAATGCTTCATACATGTAGCTTTACTCCTGTATGAGGGCCCTTGGATTTAGTGAGGGCCTGTGCCACCGCACCTATTGCACATGCTGAGGACCGGCTCTGggcggaggggaggaggggggcgagtagcgcgcggcggtggaggtggaggggtggagggaggcgAGAGGTGATAGCCGTGGAGGGGGATTGAATTTGGCCAGGAGGGCGGGGGATTTGGGGAGGATTTCCGTTATACTCGGCGCTTGCTTCCGTTGTGGGCGAGACAGCTGAAACAACGGTCAGCCGCCAGCGCGCGCACTAGATCGGCCTTGTTAGACTCGATGGAGGTGCGGTGCGGTGCGGCACTGTGAAATCCCGCCACGCCGAGGGCTCGTGGGGCTGCCCACGTCGACGGACGACGCCGCGCCGGTTTTGCCGTGTCGGTCCACGGGAGGAGCTCGAACTCGACCGCGCCGGTGGCCCGGCTCGCCGCATACTTTTACGAGAGTGCTTCCAGATGTTTCACGGGCGGGTGCTGCTGTCCGTGTACATCTGGACCTGGCTTTGGTTGCCTGGACTGGAGTACTGACTAGACGCGCACGCCGCACGTAGACGGTGCAGGGTCGCTGGTCGATTCGATCGACTGTTCCGGCTGGAAACGCACTCGGTAACACACAGTAGAAACCCCGATTTTGATGCTCTCAGCCTCGTCTCGCACCCGAATCCTGGGCTCAGGGTGGCTCAAGGTCGCCGCCGTGCACCTGACCCAGGGCCGTGCGCCGATCTCCGTCGCCGCCAATGAGATGTCCAAGCGCGCTAGGACAACTCCAACACATGTCGTTGCCGTAAAAACAAACATGTGTTTCAAGAAAGTTCCAACGGATCCCAAAACGTGGATACATTTACAGGATCCTATGAACTTGACCACAACTTCCCTTTGGTGTAGGAAAAGTTTTGCTTTCCGTAAACTTTTGGTGGtaaagggggtgtttggttcagggactttttagtcccagagactagaaaaagtccctaaaaagtccctaggaaccaaacgggagggactttttctacagggactagaaaaagactctactagagagtctttttttgattagtccctgggattagaaaaagtcctaggacttctgaaccaaacacccccaaAATAACCTCCTGAAACATCACCGCGCAGCCACTGCCCGCCGGAACACCGCCATGCCGTTGACGCGTCGTCGGCCCCACCATAATGCAGCTACACTGCCACTGCCTACCATGCTAATGTGTTGTGGCGCCACAACCGGGCTGTCACGCATCACCACACCGCTTGTCACCTGCAGCAACCGCACTGTCTTGTCGGAGGCCGTCACACGTGTCACTGAATGGCAGGCCCTGGCCATTATCTAGTTTtatttaaataaaaataaaataaaaaccataTTTTAGAGGAAGAAGTTTACAAGATATGACAAAAGTGCTATCAGGAAATTTTTCCTAAAATTTACAGCATGCTTTCTAAGAAAATTGTTGGAGTTGCTTTAAGACCCCACGCTTGCCTCTCGGGCCCGGCAACCGCCTCGCTAGCGAGGAGGCGGACGCATCACCGCCCGTCACCCATCGAGTCCTTCTCACCGCGTCCAGCTTCGGCATCAACACATGCATAGGGGTTACCTGGTCGCGCTTTCATGAAAAAAAAAACTTTTACTCCGCTTTTTACAGATAAAGAATGAAACACAAGTACATGGCCCTGGCAATCACGCTTCCTCTTCCGGCGAGGTCTCTCGAGGCCGCCCCTTGGTTGTTGAGTCGTACATCTCCACCATAGCTTGCGATGCTACCATGTGTTGTGTCTGCAGCCGCCGAGGAAGAGGAGGGTGGAAGCAAAACGATGTGTGAAGGCACATGTCGACGATGTTGTGCGCTGTGAGGAACGGGCAGGGGCACATCAGAGCTCTGTGAAGGCACAAAGACGTCTTGTGCAGACAAGGTCGATCTCGAGTCCCCGACGAGGATGGAGAATAACGGCTACGACGGGGATATGATTTGGGCAGTTGAGGAGGTAGGGGAAGCCTCTGAGATCGCCGTGCCGGAGTGCAAGACAAAGAGAACAACAGAGGGGGTGTTTTCTACGGTATTACAAAGTTTGCGCGATTAACATTCTGGTTTTTAGGGGTGAGTGGGTGATGCGGCCGAAATGTGATACATCTGggggttagggcatctccaacgacgTTTCCCAAGTCAGACTCACTATCAGTTCGCGGACACGTCGTAAGACATGATGGATACGTAAGTTGCCATCCAACCATGTCCATTAAAATGTATGCACCTATTTTTTTTCTCTTGGTGGTCATTTGTGAAGAACTCGATCTGCATCGACTTTGCATATTTCTCTTGCGAAGCTCGCCATCAAAGTCGGAGCCATCTCATGCTGGTGTGTGTGTTTGACTATTGGTATGTGTCACTGTCAGGATCCATGTAGTTCGTGAATAACGCTTTTGTTGATGGTGCTCTACAGTAAATTGAATTTGGAGTGAGACGACAACACTTGTATGCACTCTCGACGGGTGTTTTTCTTTCAGTAACGTCGGGACATCCTCATCGATAGCCAGGTCGGCCAAAGTGTTCTATGCTGTCAATGTGGACGAGTTGGTCCGTTTTtcgctaattaaataaacaatTTATTGTCTTCTTAGTTGAGAATAGTAAAACAGCATCCGCCCTCTCACGAATTGAGTGTTCCTAGCCGTGCGATTTCACATGATGGACATTCCTAACCGTTGGATCTTCGTTTGAACTGGGCTAAATACTCCCATAACATTTTTGAATATAACAAAACTATTTCCATATCCATCGAGCTTTAGTCACTAATTTTGACAATAGTTTGTGAAAAACAGAAGACAATAGATTTGAAAAGCATCCGGGAGCGCCATCTGGAACGGAACCCACCTTGACTTTGCTTGGCTCCTCGCTGCCAAGTCAATCTTGGAAGCCCCCATAAAACCTCCTCATCTCCCTACCAACTAACTGTGCACATCCATCCGCCTCTTTAAGCTCCATCATAACAACCGCCCACACACACACGGGAGCCCAGAGACCGgaaacaccaaggggcagcagcaaaGCAGTACTAGTGGGCGGTACTTGCGGCTGCAGCAGAGTCGAGAGAGAAACCAAGAACCCAAGATGAGACGACTCGCCGGCGGCGCCGCgctggtgctcctcctcctcctggccatcACCGCcagacctgccgccgccgacttcTTCTCCCCTCTCAGCCCCCTCCTCGCCCCCGTCATGGGTAAGTCTCCCCGAGCGCTTCTCCCAACGCCGCCGGCGATGTTAATTACGAGCTTGGCCGGGGTTCCTGACTTGGGGTTGTGTGGCCGAGGCGAGCAGGGTCGCTATGCAAGGCGGTGGCCTGCGGGAAGGGGAACTGCACGGTGACGACGGGGCTGCCGGGGTACAGGTGCGACTGCGAGCCCGGGTGGAAGCAGATGCACGTCGGCGACAGCCTCAGGTTCCTGCCCTGCGTCATCCCCAACTGTAAGTGCGCGCTCCTTCTTGCGTACCTCCCTTCTCTTCCTTCATCAATGGGCAGGCAGGCCAGCCCAGATATGCCGGAATTGTTTGTTGTACCGGTGACGGTGCGTAACTGCATACCACCTACGTCTTGGGATGCCTAATCTGTCAGCAACTTTTCTGTAGTCGTGTGCACACCTGCAGTTTGGTCATCGGATACTGCTTCTACCTTCAGAGAACGAGTAATTCTGACCCAGAATTAGCTTCTGAATAGACATATCAGTGTTTCGTTCTAAGATTGATTTTCAGGAAAGTGGAATAGTTTAGCAATCTGAACTGCACCAGAACTCTGGATGGTTTATATGCATCTCGAATACATGGTGATGTGGACTTGCagagtcacgaagtccattttgtACTCCAAAAGGATGTCCACTTTTCAGTCTGAATAAAGTCGACTTTAGGCACTGAAAGTCCACATGTACATAAATCTCATTGGTCCACCCAAACGCGTAGCAATCACAGTTTCTCAGTTCTGTTTGCTGTCTCTATTGTTGACACAGGCATGGGTCTTAAATTTTTAACATGCATCTCTGTCAGTCAGAATAGGGATAAGTTACTTTTAAATGCTTCCGCCTTCGTGTCATCTTCAGATTTTCTTTTCAATCAAAAGTCCCCTCTTCAGAGTTCTTGTGTTTCAGTATGTTTCTTCCTACACCTGAAGGAACACTTGTGTATACTAATCCAATGCACAGAAATTAATCAATATTATCTGAGCGGAAAATAACACAGAGTTGCTTATATCTAACTATCCCACATAACCAACAAAAGCATATCCCTGCAGGTACAATTGATCACACATGTTCTAACGACACTTCAGCCCCAACACCCGCGCCTTCACCCAAAAATGTCTCCGTCTCGGCAAACCGTAACTGCTGGACCTTACCACTTGTTTTCCCATTTGTACATTTTGTGATCATGTTGTTTTCATGTAATCTGTAGTCATGTTGATTAATCTCTATGTGTACAATCCTATTTACAGCTTGTGACTTAGCTTACTGTGGTTCCGGGGGCACATGCAAGAACGCCACGGGGCTCAGCTACCACTGCGAGTGCAAGGAGGGCTTCAGCAATGTTCTGAACATGACCACAATGCCTTGTTTTCAAGACTGTAAGATCATATGGACACAAGA
Proteins encoded:
- the LOC123098499 gene encoding neurogenic locus Notch protein isoform X1, translated to MRRLAGGAALVLLLLLAITARPAAADFFSPLSPLLAPVMGSLCKAVACGKGNCTVTTGLPGYRCDCEPGWKQMHVGDSLRFLPCVIPNCTIDHTCSNDTSAPTPAPSPKNVSVSANPCDLAYCGSGGTCKNATGLSYHCECKEGFSNVLNMTTMPCFQDCSYGADCAAIGIVPSTNSNSTAPPAGSASVTNNCHAPVPGSVLRQILPPLLILASLAMGQAT
- the LOC123098499 gene encoding neurogenic locus notch homolog protein 1 isoform X2, with product MRRLAGGAALVLLLLLAITARPAAADFFSPLSPLLAPVMGSLCKAVACGKGNCTVTTGLPGYRCDCEPGWKQMHVGDSLRFLPCVIPNSCDLAYCGSGGTCKNATGLSYHCECKEGFSNVLNMTTMPCFQDCSYGADCAAIGIVPSTNSNSTAPPAGSASVTNNCHAPVPGSVLRQILPPLLILASLAMGQAT